Proteins from a single region of Brachybacterium avium:
- a CDS encoding ATP-binding protein, translating into MKAHLGLPHYGVTQQEITYRMGQASRVEAMIPKTFSPRRSSVAQQVWLDYHLQYRGIDATAFTHEDFESLVPARHIGEPVIDEGGKSDEQTKASKLNPFSHRYVKIGDEEMFSQDMASYQSMFALTGLPAGGLAWPGSEILGDIDSYVPGADWVLRMRSRSSDAAKRANRTAMARINDQLDQRANEVGTGQHDLDAAVDALTALDETLAHDPNEVEIQPVILFAVCSDSAEDVTQRSREAVKILQDQDFSVRHPAGYQEDLWWSFVPGAALTAKVNEFAQITTSRDLAGLVPITVAKLGDDKGALLAENQTSGLLSMVHLDLPGMLRLRDKSGCIGVTGDLGSGKSTTLKIIIKAIVDCWGGQIIATDRSETGEWVSYVKTLTRPTVVDLIEPEFSVDPLRMFDPDRAATVASNFLVTLLNVDPTDEEGVLLGNLLSQDYLEDHQLEGLGALLQHLTELGKDDEVARKLAGQMNVYARKPFARALFDDSLPPLPWRESSAIVIRTNRVEMPKTNELDNPNIYKTMRLEKRFGRAAYTLISTLARVICFDDPTRFAAYIEDEAHNATGNDLQVGEMTTFVRDGRKHFAVLVLGSHDPEADFGDETMRGLIPIRIVHRQEDETLAKKSLRWLGMDAEDEDLVNELRTDTSPQIGNQVPRERRGEAYMRDATGTIGRIRTLLPAAAASREAASTTPKAGVTHE; encoded by the coding sequence GTGAAGGCGCACCTGGGGCTCCCTCACTACGGAGTCACCCAGCAGGAGATCACGTACCGCATGGGGCAGGCCTCGCGCGTCGAGGCGATGATCCCCAAGACGTTCTCCCCTCGACGCTCGAGCGTCGCGCAGCAGGTGTGGCTGGACTACCACCTCCAGTACCGCGGCATCGACGCCACAGCGTTCACCCACGAGGACTTCGAGAGCCTGGTGCCAGCTCGCCACATCGGTGAGCCCGTCATCGACGAAGGCGGAAAGTCGGACGAGCAGACCAAGGCGTCCAAGCTCAACCCCTTCTCCCACCGGTATGTGAAGATCGGCGACGAGGAGATGTTCTCGCAGGACATGGCCTCCTACCAGTCCATGTTCGCGCTGACCGGGCTGCCCGCGGGAGGTCTCGCGTGGCCGGGCTCGGAGATCCTCGGCGACATCGACTCCTACGTCCCCGGGGCCGACTGGGTCCTGCGGATGCGGTCGCGCTCCTCCGACGCCGCCAAGCGGGCGAACCGCACCGCGATGGCCAGGATCAACGACCAGCTGGACCAGCGCGCGAACGAGGTCGGAACGGGTCAGCACGACCTGGACGCCGCCGTGGACGCGCTCACCGCCCTCGACGAGACCCTCGCCCACGACCCCAACGAGGTCGAGATTCAGCCCGTGATCCTGTTCGCGGTCTGCTCGGACAGTGCCGAGGACGTCACCCAGCGCTCCCGCGAAGCCGTCAAGATCCTCCAGGACCAGGACTTCTCCGTGCGTCACCCCGCCGGCTACCAGGAGGACCTCTGGTGGAGCTTCGTGCCCGGCGCCGCCCTGACGGCGAAGGTGAACGAGTTCGCTCAGATCACCACATCCCGCGACCTCGCCGGACTCGTGCCGATCACCGTCGCCAAGCTCGGAGACGACAAGGGCGCCCTGCTCGCCGAGAACCAGACGTCGGGGTTGCTGTCGATGGTCCACCTCGATCTGCCGGGCATGCTCCGCTTGCGCGATAAGTCGGGCTGCATCGGCGTGACCGGAGATCTCGGCTCGGGGAAGTCCACCACCCTCAAGATCATCATCAAGGCGATCGTGGACTGCTGGGGTGGGCAGATCATCGCTACCGACCGCTCTGAGACGGGGGAGTGGGTCTCCTACGTCAAGACGCTCACCAGACCAACGGTCGTCGACCTCATCGAGCCGGAGTTCTCCGTGGACCCCCTGCGCATGTTCGATCCCGACCGCGCAGCCACCGTCGCGAGCAACTTCCTGGTCACGCTCCTCAACGTTGACCCGACCGACGAGGAGGGCGTGCTGTTGGGCAACCTGCTGAGCCAGGACTACCTCGAGGACCACCAGCTCGAAGGCCTGGGCGCGCTGCTCCAGCACCTCACCGAGCTCGGCAAGGACGACGAGGTCGCCCGGAAGCTCGCGGGTCAGATGAACGTGTACGCGCGCAAGCCCTTCGCACGGGCGCTGTTCGACGACTCGCTCCCGCCGCTGCCCTGGCGGGAGTCCTCGGCGATCGTCATCCGCACCAACCGGGTCGAGATGCCGAAGACGAACGAGCTCGACAACCCGAATATCTACAAGACGATGCGCCTGGAGAAGCGGTTCGGCCGTGCGGCCTACACCCTGATCAGCACCCTCGCCCGCGTGATCTGTTTCGACGACCCCACACGGTTCGCTGCCTACATCGAGGACGAGGCGCACAACGCCACCGGCAACGACTTGCAGGTCGGTGAGATGACCACCTTCGTGCGCGATGGACGAAAGCACTTCGCCGTGCTCGTCCTGGGCAGCCATGACCCCGAGGCTGACTTCGGCGACGAGACGATGCGTGGCCTGATCCCGATCCGGATCGTGCATCGCCAGGAGGACGAGACCCTCGCCAAGAAGTCATTGCGCTGGCTGGGCATGGATGCCGAGGACGAGGACCTGGTCAACGAGCTCCGCACCGACACCTCGCCCCAGATCGGCAACCAGGTCCCGCGCGAGCGTCGAGGCGAGGCCTACATGCGCGACGCCACCGGCACGATCGGCCGGATCCGCACACTGCTCCCTGCCGCCGCAGCTTCCCGAGAGGCCGCGAGCACCACCCCGAAGGCAGGCGTCACCCATGAGTGA